One candidate division WOR-3 bacterium DNA segment encodes these proteins:
- the nadD gene encoding nicotinate (nicotinamide) nucleotide adenylyltransferase has product MKLGIFGGSFDPPHIGHLIFSTDAHNDFGIDEVVWLVNHTPCHKTKPVLPFAQRIQFCRLITEKFNFITVSDLEESLSKPNYTFDSLQSIKKGRGEKDEYFLMIGMDQAKTIDTWKNSDSLKENCQFIVMNRGDEEEENLLNLKEYRLIKRRIDVSSTEIRERIRKGDEYKAYLGEQLADLIKSAGCYR; this is encoded by the coding sequence ATGAAGCTGGGGATTTTTGGCGGAAGTTTCGACCCCCCTCACATAGGCCACCTGATATTTTCCACGGACGCTCACAATGATTTCGGAATAGATGAAGTTGTATGGCTTGTCAACCACACCCCTTGCCATAAAACAAAACCAGTCCTTCCTTTTGCCCAGAGAATCCAATTCTGCAGGTTGATCACAGAGAAATTCAACTTCATAACTGTATCCGATTTGGAAGAAAGCTTGAGTAAACCCAATTACACCTTTGATTCTTTGCAGAGTATAAAAAAGGGAAGAGGAGAAAAGGATGAATACTTTCTGATGATTGGAATGGATCAGGCAAAAACTATAGACACGTGGAAAAATTCGGACTCACTAAAAGAAAACTGCCAATTCATCGTCATGAACAGGGGGGATGAAGAAGAAGAAAACTTGCTGAACTTGAAAGAATACAGGCTTATAAAAAGAAGAATCGATGTTTCTTCAACAGAAATCAGAGAAAGGATAAGGAAAGGCGATGAATACAAAGCCTATTTGGGCGAACAATTGGCGGATTTAATAAAAAGCGCGGGTTGTTATAGGTGA
- the bamD gene encoding outer membrane protein assembly factor BamD — protein MRIIFIALILAFLGCSTKRIDIARYTDEEAALAVAQDLFENRKYDEAAQAFNYVYMGFDFTRNKSYALYMAGLSYYEDGKYDDAIETFKVFYGKYGADSLIPSALYYWAKSYEESSPSFERDLLKTRYALETYKLFAARFPSDPRVTEATERIRECENVLLKKLVYEAQVYKKMNKHESAFVVLATAARMYSNSDYIPEALYEAGTAAAEIGDFTNAGKFLSEVLKYDGEYALKAREALSRLGIPEGAYPDLYPGDSSQEE, from the coding sequence GTGAGGATAATTTTCATCGCTTTAATTTTGGCGTTTCTTGGATGTTCGACCAAGAGAATTGACATAGCAAGGTATACGGACGAGGAAGCCGCACTGGCAGTCGCTCAGGATCTTTTCGAAAACCGAAAATACGATGAAGCTGCCCAGGCTTTCAACTATGTCTATATGGGGTTTGATTTTACCAGAAACAAAAGTTACGCCCTTTACATGGCTGGACTGTCGTATTACGAAGACGGAAAATACGATGATGCGATTGAAACTTTCAAAGTATTTTACGGAAAATATGGAGCTGACAGCTTGATTCCAAGCGCTCTGTATTATTGGGCTAAATCTTACGAGGAATCTTCTCCTTCTTTCGAAAGGGACCTTTTGAAGACGAGATACGCTCTTGAGACCTACAAACTTTTCGCGGCACGGTTTCCCTCAGACCCAAGGGTGACTGAGGCGACCGAAAGAATCAGAGAATGCGAAAATGTTCTTTTGAAGAAACTCGTCTATGAAGCCCAGGTTTACAAGAAAATGAACAAGCACGAATCGGCTTTTGTCGTTTTGGCTACCGCCGCGAGGATGTATTCTAACTCGGATTATATTCCCGAGGCTCTTTACGAAGCCGGAACGGCAGCGGCGGAAATTGGCGATTTCACAAACGCGGGTAAATTTTTGTCTGAAGTTTTGAAATACGACGGCGAGTACGCCCTTAAGGCGAGAGAAGCCCTCTCAAGACTCGGTATACCCGAAGGCGCATACCCTGACCTGTATCCCGGTGATTCCTCCCAGGAAGAATAA
- a CDS encoding DivIVA domain-containing protein translates to MGITPLEIRKMEFKKSFRGFDVQEVQSFLEIVADQLEGLNRENMSIKEQLRSLEQRLDDYKSMESTLQSTLTSAQKTSEQIRKNAEQESDLIIQNAKLQAETIMEKARSQVVEITSEISALNTHKVSIKAQIKGFLEAQLKAIETGEIKYKKVEIDDAFPQIKRKIKTNAPTLDNLFEQKNI, encoded by the coding sequence ATGGGGATAACACCGCTCGAAATAAGGAAAATGGAGTTTAAAAAATCTTTCAGAGGTTTTGACGTTCAGGAAGTTCAAAGTTTTCTTGAAATAGTCGCCGACCAGTTGGAAGGTCTAAACAGAGAAAACATGTCAATAAAGGAACAACTCAGGAGCTTGGAACAAAGGCTGGATGATTATAAAAGCATGGAGTCCACTTTGCAGAGCACTCTTACATCGGCTCAGAAAACATCGGAGCAGATAAGGAAAAATGCCGAGCAGGAATCGGATCTCATAATTCAGAACGCCAAACTGCAGGCGGAAACAATAATGGAAAAAGCGAGATCGCAGGTCGTTGAAATAACCAGCGAGATATCCGCTTTGAACACCCATAAGGTGAGCATAAAAGCGCAGATCAAAGGATTCCTCGAAGCTCAGCTCAAAGCTATTGAGACAGGCGAAATAAAATACAAAAAAGTGGAAATTGACGATGCTTTTCCTCAAATAAAACGCAAAATAAAAACAAATGCACCGACGCTTGACAATCTCTTCGAACAAAAAAATATTTAG